One genomic region from Candidatus Xiphinematobacter sp. encodes:
- the leuC gene encoding 3-isopropylmalate dehydratase large subunit produces the protein MKKTLLDKVWEAYSVRQLPNGQTQIFIGTHLIHEVTSPQAFGMLRDLGLKVLYPERTFATVDHIIPTTVARFPDPLAEEMIRALRANCAEFGIQFFDISTGHQGIVHVIGPEEGITQPGITIACGDSHTSTHGAFGAIAFGIGTSQVRDILATQTIALRKPRVRRVNVEGKLAAGVYAKDVILHIIRKLGVNGGIGFAYEYGGSTFDLFNQEERMTICNMSIEGGARVGYVNPDITTFSYLKGRPYAPSLRQWNAAVRQWGSFASDPDASYDDIVTFQAEEVLPTVTWGIHPGQSISIEEKVPAPEELSTKDRAAAREALQHMQLKAGLPIKGTKVDVAFIGSCTNGRLTDLQEVARHLKGHRVKLGVKAIVVPGSQGVAAAAEELGVAEIFREAGFEWRGAGCSMCLAMNPDKLSGSQLCASSSNRNFKGRQGSPNGRTVLMSPLMVAAAAIRGEISDAREIFSIQ, from the coding sequence ATGAAAAAGACCCTGTTAGACAAGGTATGGGAGGCTTATTCCGTTCGCCAGTTACCAAACGGGCAGACACAGATCTTTATTGGTACTCATCTTATCCATGAGGTAACAAGCCCTCAGGCGTTTGGGATGCTACGGGATCTTGGGTTGAAGGTGCTTTATCCAGAACGCACGTTTGCAACTGTAGATCATATCATTCCCACTACCGTAGCGCGCTTTCCTGATCCTCTAGCAGAAGAGATGATTCGTGCTCTGAGAGCGAACTGCGCTGAGTTTGGGATCCAGTTTTTTGACATCTCGACTGGGCATCAAGGCATCGTGCATGTCATTGGCCCCGAAGAAGGTATCACCCAACCTGGTATTACCATTGCTTGTGGCGATTCTCATACCTCCACCCATGGAGCATTTGGGGCGATTGCCTTCGGCATTGGGACTAGTCAAGTGCGGGATATCTTGGCCACGCAGACCATTGCCTTGCGCAAGCCTAGAGTACGCCGTGTTAATGTAGAGGGTAAATTGGCCGCCGGAGTTTATGCTAAAGATGTGATTCTCCATATTATCCGCAAGTTAGGCGTCAACGGAGGCATCGGTTTTGCATACGAGTATGGCGGCAGCACTTTTGACCTCTTCAACCAAGAGGAGCGGATGACCATATGTAACATGTCTATTGAGGGTGGGGCACGGGTTGGTTATGTCAATCCGGACATCACTACATTCTCCTACCTAAAAGGGAGACCATATGCCCCCTCACTACGGCAGTGGAACGCTGCAGTGAGGCAATGGGGATCATTTGCTTCGGACCCAGACGCTAGCTATGATGACATAGTTACCTTTCAAGCGGAAGAAGTGCTCCCGACGGTAACGTGGGGAATTCATCCCGGACAGTCCATTTCTATCGAAGAAAAAGTTCCCGCTCCGGAGGAATTATCCACCAAAGATCGCGCTGCTGCTCGGGAAGCGTTGCAACACATGCAGTTGAAAGCCGGACTACCTATTAAAGGTACCAAGGTGGATGTTGCCTTCATAGGTAGCTGTACCAACGGAAGGCTGACGGACCTTCAGGAGGTAGCACGTCACCTTAAGGGGCATAGAGTGAAACTGGGGGTTAAGGCCATCGTTGTTCCTGGCTCACAGGGCGTGGCGGCAGCAGCCGAAGAACTGGGTGTAGCAGAAATATTTCGAGAGGCCGGATTCGAATGGCGGGGAGCTGGGTGTTCTATGTGTTTGGCAATGAACCCTGATAAGCTTTCTGGTAGCCAGCTTTGTGCAAGTTCCAGCAATCGCAACTTTAAAGGTCGACAAGGTAGCCCAAACGGAAGAACGGTGCTAATGAGTCCGCTTATGGTGGCAGCTGCCGCCATAAGGGGCGAGATTAGTGATGCTCGCGAGATCTTTTCAATTCAGTAA
- the lgt gene encoding prolipoprotein diacylglyceryl transferase, with amino-acid sequence MWGGAALLGYYVHDLSPFLVSWHGIGVRYYGLSYVLGFLCAFWLYRWLARHGYSPMRSDQIGEFVFLWCALGVLIGGRLGYLLLYDRSSFLTEPWMFFAIWRGGMASHGGIMGAAVAIIIYARRRGMPLLSAGDNTAVVAPVGIFFGRCANFINGELFGKATEVPWAVQFPNELLRYNNPQKIHSILVQASQIRPDFSSLDTLISNIPASSELRYLLGQILTPRHPSQLYEALLEGAVLFMILWLLRTRFQLPNGLLTGLFFLFYACFRFLAEAFREPDAPLIVGISRGQFFSLFFIPLGIVSSLVAISTQHHPSFFHKKPRS; translated from the coding sequence GTGTGGGGCGGTGCAGCTCTTCTTGGTTATTACGTCCATGATCTAAGCCCCTTTCTTGTTTCCTGGCATGGTATTGGGGTCCGTTACTACGGTCTTTCTTACGTGCTGGGGTTTCTCTGTGCGTTTTGGCTCTATCGATGGTTAGCCCGTCACGGATACTCTCCCATGCGGTCCGACCAAATAGGGGAATTCGTCTTTCTATGGTGTGCATTGGGAGTTCTTATTGGAGGACGCCTTGGGTATCTACTCCTCTATGATAGATCCTCCTTTCTCACCGAGCCCTGGATGTTCTTTGCAATTTGGAGAGGTGGTATGGCTAGCCACGGGGGCATAATGGGCGCCGCAGTAGCTATCATTATCTATGCTAGAAGGCGTGGGATGCCCCTTCTCAGCGCAGGTGACAACACGGCGGTAGTGGCTCCAGTGGGGATCTTTTTCGGGCGTTGTGCGAACTTTATCAACGGCGAACTCTTTGGAAAGGCCACGGAAGTCCCCTGGGCGGTCCAATTTCCCAACGAACTCCTGCGCTACAATAACCCACAGAAAATTCATTCAATTCTTGTGCAAGCTTCTCAGATCCGACCGGATTTTTCTTCCTTGGATACCCTTATCTCCAATATTCCTGCCTCATCGGAATTACGCTACCTGCTGGGCCAAATCCTAACTCCCAGACATCCATCTCAATTATACGAAGCACTACTGGAGGGGGCGGTGCTTTTTATGATTCTGTGGCTATTGCGTACCCGTTTCCAGCTTCCCAATGGTCTGCTGACAGGCTTATTCTTCCTATTTTACGCATGCTTCCGCTTTCTAGCGGAAGCCTTTCGTGAGCCCGACGCGCCGCTTATTGTGGGGATTTCACGCGGACAATTTTTTTCCCTTTTTTTTATCCCCCTTGGAATCGTTTCTAGCCTAGTGGCAATTTCTACACAACACCATCCTTCCTTTTTTCACAAAAAACCCCGATCGTAA